The following are from one region of the Halorussus rarus genome:
- a CDS encoding J domain-containing protein encodes MLPEWLVVGIWLSVGVGVLIGVIFVAGSRLYPSPPAEATRAAGEGRRRAEIRRYLSAIGETFAEDHFVEGQHVAFYLPERDVAITFDAGAYFRIERSPTYAVLVEHEMPGMHLGDRLPFETPDVAADEEEDRVDPTEAAFAILGVPRGATLPEVKRAYREKVKEVHPDHGGDREEFQQVREAYTAAKNRVG; translated from the coding sequence GTGCTTCCCGAGTGGCTGGTGGTCGGCATCTGGCTGTCGGTCGGGGTGGGAGTCCTCATCGGGGTCATCTTCGTCGCCGGCTCGCGGCTCTACCCGAGCCCGCCCGCCGAGGCGACCCGCGCCGCGGGCGAGGGCCGGCGCCGTGCCGAGATCCGGCGGTACCTCTCGGCCATCGGCGAGACGTTCGCCGAGGACCACTTCGTCGAGGGCCAGCACGTCGCGTTCTACCTGCCCGAGCGCGACGTCGCCATCACCTTCGACGCCGGCGCCTACTTCCGCATCGAGCGGTCGCCCACCTACGCGGTGCTCGTCGAACACGAGATGCCCGGCATGCACCTGGGCGACCGACTGCCGTTCGAGACCCCCGACGTCGCCGCCGACGAGGAGGAGGACCGCGTCGACCCGACCGAGGCGGCGTTCGCGATTCTGGGCGTGCCCCGCGGCGCGACCCTGCCGGAGGTCAAGCGGGCCTACCGCGAGAAGGTCAAGGAGGTCCACCCCGATCACGGCGGCGACCGCGAGGAGTTCCAGCAGGTCCGGGAGGCGTACACAGCGGCGAAGAACAGGGTCGGATAG
- a CDS encoding metallophosphoesterase family protein, with product MLVLGDAHADDPDKRRALLATYRESGADVALQAGDLLHYDLPAPTYFIGGNNEDFDVIDALRAGEEPEGTTVGNATLLASTAAEVEGLRVAGLSGNYAPTKYDETRADLVGERRRHFVREDVETLKRVEDVDVLLTHEAPHGLIYYGYDAGCERIDELLDALDPALCLVGHHERHAETEYGDTRVVSLAPAWERYYLLDPETLALSERATPAE from the coding sequence ATGCTCGTCCTCGGAGACGCCCACGCCGACGACCCCGACAAGCGGCGGGCGCTGCTGGCGACCTACCGCGAGTCGGGGGCCGACGTCGCGCTCCAGGCGGGCGACCTGCTCCACTACGACCTGCCCGCGCCCACCTACTTCATCGGCGGCAACAACGAGGACTTCGACGTCATCGACGCGCTGCGCGCCGGCGAGGAGCCGGAGGGGACGACAGTCGGAAACGCAACCCTGCTCGCCAGCACCGCGGCCGAGGTCGAGGGACTGCGGGTGGCGGGGCTGTCGGGCAACTACGCCCCGACGAAGTACGACGAGACCCGCGCGGACCTGGTCGGCGAGCGCCGCCGCCACTTCGTCCGCGAGGACGTCGAGACCCTGAAGCGCGTCGAGGACGTCGACGTGCTGCTGACCCACGAGGCGCCCCACGGCCTGATCTACTACGGTTACGACGCCGGCTGCGAGCGCATCGACGAACTCCTCGACGCGCTCGACCCGGCCCTCTGCCTGGTGGGCCACCACGAGCGCCACGCCGAGACGGAGTACGGCGACACCCGGGTGGTGAGTCTCGCGCCCGCGTGGGAGCGCTACTATCTGCTGGACCCCGAGACCCTGGCGCTGTCCGAGCGCGCGACGCCGGCGGAGTAA
- a CDS encoding DUF5789 family protein — protein MAREVKLSRVEKLLGELSYPVDRESAAGEFEDVTLLLADGERNLGELIAETADEEFESVDELQSSINNTLPREAVGEPYQSEGEG, from the coding sequence ATGGCACGGGAGGTCAAGCTCAGCCGCGTCGAAAAACTCCTCGGCGAACTCTCGTATCCGGTCGACCGCGAGAGCGCCGCCGGCGAGTTCGAGGACGTGACGCTGCTGCTCGCCGACGGGGAGCGTAATCTGGGGGAGCTGATAGCCGAGACCGCCGACGAGGAGTTCGAGTCGGTCGACGAGCTCCAGTCCAGCATCAACAACACGCTGCCGCGCGAGGCGGTGGGCGAGCCCTACCAGTCGGAGGGAGAGGGGTAA
- a CDS encoding methyltransferase domain-containing protein, which produces MTVLLVHGDREYLRDPGEELQTDLGVLEVPEDVEPGRTLETHLGEPFEVRALRGPDLFNHFERTGAPMMPRDVGLIVGHTGVARGDRVLDAGTGTGVLAAYLGRLGADVTTYERDAEFAAVARENMELADVTDRVEVRVGDLTEVLADGRETDEDGEGTDLGPFDVLTLDTEDAPEVVARAPDLLARGGFVAVYSPFVEHTRDAVESAREAGLADVETLETIQRRMDFDDRGSRPSTAGVGHTGYLTFARRP; this is translated from the coding sequence GTGACGGTTCTGCTGGTCCACGGCGACCGGGAGTACCTGCGCGACCCGGGCGAGGAGCTCCAGACCGACCTCGGGGTGCTGGAGGTCCCCGAGGACGTCGAACCCGGCCGGACACTGGAGACGCATCTCGGCGAGCCGTTCGAGGTCCGGGCGCTGCGGGGCCCCGACCTGTTCAACCACTTCGAGCGCACCGGCGCGCCGATGATGCCCCGCGACGTCGGGCTCATCGTCGGCCACACCGGCGTCGCCCGCGGCGACCGGGTGCTCGACGCCGGGACCGGCACCGGCGTACTCGCGGCCTACCTCGGCCGGCTGGGCGCCGACGTCACGACCTACGAGCGCGACGCCGAGTTCGCGGCAGTCGCCCGCGAGAACATGGAACTGGCCGACGTGACCGACCGCGTCGAGGTGCGCGTCGGCGACCTGACCGAGGTGCTGGCGGACGGACGCGAAACGGACGAGGACGGCGAGGGCACCGACCTCGGACCGTTCGACGTGCTCACCCTCGACACCGAGGACGCGCCCGAGGTCGTCGCCCGCGCGCCCGACCTGCTCGCGCGCGGCGGGTTCGTCGCGGTCTACTCGCCGTTCGTCGAGCACACCCGCGACGCGGTCGAGTCGGCCCGCGAGGCCGGCCTCGCCGACGTCGAGACGCTCGAGACCATCCAGCGCCGGATGGACTTCGACGACCGCGGCTCCCGGCCCTCGACCGCGGGCGTCGGCCACACCGGCTACCTGACGTTCGCGCGCCGGCCGTAG
- a CDS encoding metallophosphoesterase codes for MDAQFRDRAAYLPGEDALVVADLHVGRDAASAVELPLGERRDLTERLADLLAAFDPATVVVAGDLLHAFDRVPEGVAETVAALRETVAAAGASLVVVRGNHDSMLDSVLDEGAETPDEHRVGDTVVHHGHATPTVGENDGQGETEGREGREVARYVVGHDHPAIEIEGKRHPCLLFGPGTFRGADVLVLPAFNRLAPGTTVNGMRPRDFQTPLVTDVDALRPVVWDADREEALSFPPLGEFRRML; via the coding sequence ATGGACGCCCAGTTCCGCGACCGGGCCGCATACCTCCCCGGCGAGGACGCGCTGGTGGTCGCCGACCTCCACGTCGGCCGGGACGCCGCCTCGGCGGTCGAGCTCCCGCTCGGCGAGCGGCGCGACCTGACCGAGCGACTCGCCGACCTGCTGGCGGCGTTCGACCCCGCGACGGTCGTGGTCGCCGGCGACCTGCTCCACGCCTTCGACCGGGTACCCGAGGGCGTCGCCGAGACCGTCGCGGCGCTCCGCGAGACGGTCGCGGCCGCGGGGGCCTCTCTCGTGGTCGTGCGCGGCAACCACGACTCGATGCTCGACTCGGTGCTGGATGAGGGGGCCGAGACGCCCGACGAGCACCGGGTCGGCGACACCGTGGTCCACCACGGCCACGCGACGCCGACGGTGGGAGAGAACGACGGGCAGGGGGAGACGGAGGGCCGGGAAGGGCGGGAGGTGGCCCGCTACGTCGTCGGCCACGATCACCCCGCCATCGAGATCGAGGGCAAGCGCCATCCCTGCCTGCTGTTCGGACCGGGGACGTTCCGCGGCGCGGACGTGCTGGTGCTGCCCGCGTTCAACCGGCTCGCGCCCGGCACGACGGTCAACGGGATGCGACCCCGGGACTTCCAGACGCCGCTCGTGACCGACGTCGACGCGCTCCGGCCGGTGGTCTGGGACGCGGACCGGGAGGAGGCGCTGTCGTTCCCGCCGTTGGGGGAGTTTCGGCGGATGCTCTGA
- a CDS encoding DUF7344 domain-containing protein, translated as MTVKEQASDPDDELDPSEIHNVLRNDRRRHVIRHLRDADDPISVDALAEHIATVETDESPPPRDVRKSVYVSLHQTHLPKLDELGIVDYDQREQLLELRDRAEEVEVYMEVVSEDDISWATFYLGVSCLGILTLLAVQFDLLFVSQFGAEFWSWYFLVFFGLSASYHFYAERKHRVFE; from the coding sequence ATGACGGTCAAAGAACAAGCGTCGGACCCCGACGACGAGCTCGACCCGAGCGAGATCCACAACGTCCTGCGGAACGACCGGCGGCGCCACGTCATCCGGCACCTCCGCGACGCCGACGACCCCATCTCGGTCGACGCGCTGGCCGAGCACATCGCCACGGTCGAGACGGACGAGTCGCCGCCGCCTCGCGACGTCCGCAAGAGCGTCTACGTCTCGCTCCACCAGACCCACCTCCCGAAGCTCGACGAGCTCGGCATCGTCGACTACGACCAGCGCGAGCAGCTGCTCGAACTCCGGGACCGGGCCGAGGAGGTCGAGGTGTACATGGAGGTCGTCTCCGAGGACGACATCTCGTGGGCGACGTTCTACCTCGGGGTGAGCTGTCTGGGCATCCTCACGCTGCTGGCCGTCCAGTTCGACCTGCTGTTCGTCTCGCAGTTCGGCGCGGAGTTCTGGTCGTGGTACTTCCTGGTCTTCTTCGGCCTCTCGGCGTCGTACCACTTCTACGCCGAGCGGAAGCACCGCGTGTTCGAGTAG
- a CDS encoding DUF2270 domain-containing protein → MTESESDDLDPTTPEQRQIGREMVDESTGLGSVLAHCYRGEMDRVTTWRQRLDQTTTWAVTVMAAILTWAFSSPDNPHYILLIGIVVVTVFLGIEARRYRDYDVFRSRVRLIQENLFANALDPTHDVERKNWRVELSEDFRVPTLKVSLQEALANRLRRVYLALLGVLLAAWGFRITAFTPPRQTWLEAAGIAYIPGTVVVGLVGALYVILVGIAFWPRERHAKGEFREGDHDEWKKTNQ, encoded by the coding sequence ATGACTGAGTCAGAGAGCGACGACCTCGATCCAACTACGCCCGAGCAGCGCCAGATCGGGCGTGAGATGGTCGACGAGAGTACCGGGCTCGGATCGGTGCTGGCCCATTGCTATCGCGGAGAGATGGATCGTGTTACGACGTGGCGCCAGCGCCTCGACCAGACCACGACGTGGGCCGTGACGGTGATGGCGGCCATCTTGACGTGGGCGTTCTCGAGTCCCGACAACCCCCACTACATTTTGCTCATCGGAATCGTGGTCGTCACTGTCTTTCTCGGCATCGAGGCGCGACGGTATCGGGACTACGACGTCTTTCGGTCGCGGGTGCGACTGATCCAAGAGAACTTGTTCGCGAACGCCCTTGACCCGACGCACGATGTAGAACGCAAGAACTGGCGAGTGGAGTTGAGCGAGGACTTCCGAGTGCCGACCCTGAAAGTTTCACTCCAGGAGGCGCTCGCCAATCGGCTTCGACGCGTGTACCTCGCGCTGCTCGGTGTCTTGCTCGCTGCGTGGGGATTCCGGATTACGGCGTTCACGCCACCACGGCAAACGTGGCTTGAAGCCGCTGGAATCGCCTACATCCCGGGAACTGTTGTGGTCGGTCTCGTCGGTGCGCTTTACGTGATACTGGTGGGGATCGCGTTTTGGCCGCGAGAACGCCACGCCAAGGGTGAATTCCGCGAAGGTGACCACGACGAATGGAAAAAAACGAACCAATAA
- a CDS encoding putative toxin-antitoxin system toxin component, PIN family: MSVPTVVFDTNVLVAELAFPEEPAVCVDLAETGVVEAAVTPALLREFAAVLAYDHLPLADRPPRHRARAVERVVGVARPVEPAVRIDAAPDEDDDAVLECAVAAAADVVVSDDRHLRELDGVAGVGVVPRAAFRERYADGE, translated from the coding sequence GTGTCCGTCCCGACCGTCGTCTTCGACACCAACGTCCTCGTCGCGGAGCTCGCCTTCCCCGAGGAGCCCGCGGTCTGCGTCGACCTCGCGGAGACCGGCGTCGTCGAGGCGGCCGTCACGCCCGCACTCCTCCGGGAGTTCGCCGCCGTGCTCGCCTACGACCACCTGCCGCTGGCAGACCGCCCGCCCCGGCACCGCGCCAGAGCGGTCGAGCGCGTGGTCGGGGTCGCTCGGCCGGTCGAGCCCGCGGTCCGAATTGACGCCGCGCCGGACGAGGACGACGACGCGGTCCTCGAGTGCGCGGTCGCCGCGGCCGCCGACGTCGTGGTCTCGGACGACCGCCACCTCCGGGAACTCGACGGGGTCGCCGGCGTCGGGGTTGTGCCGAGGGCGGCGTTCCGCGAACGGTACGCCGACGGGGAGTGA
- a CDS encoding DUF7839 domain-containing protein, producing the protein MADVLENKRAATRFRILAEIAEHQPAVSQGEIAESVGVTSQAVSEYIRALVEDGLVEKEGRSRYTVTKEGVDWLLQAATDVRRYADHVTEDVLGNVQEDAAIATDGVEEGDPVTLSLRDGLLHASPGEAGPATGVATTDAEAGADVGVTGFEGIIDFEPGTVTIVQVPPVRSGGSSAVDAETLAATCESADLVAATGVEAVVALRRADVDPATTFAAGEVAAEAAGRGLDAVVVSTADLVGRVTDALRDADVAYEVSQLGA; encoded by the coding sequence ATGGCCGACGTACTGGAGAACAAGCGCGCCGCGACCCGGTTCCGCATCCTCGCCGAGATCGCCGAGCACCAGCCCGCGGTGAGCCAGGGCGAGATCGCCGAGTCTGTCGGCGTGACCAGTCAGGCCGTCAGCGAGTACATCCGGGCGCTGGTCGAGGACGGACTGGTCGAGAAGGAGGGCCGCTCGCGGTACACCGTCACCAAGGAGGGGGTCGACTGGCTGCTCCAGGCGGCGACCGACGTGCGCCGGTACGCCGACCACGTCACCGAGGACGTCCTCGGGAACGTCCAGGAGGACGCCGCCATCGCCACCGACGGCGTCGAGGAGGGCGACCCCGTGACCCTCTCGCTGCGGGACGGCCTCCTCCACGCGAGCCCCGGCGAGGCCGGGCCGGCGACCGGCGTCGCCACCACCGACGCCGAGGCGGGCGCGGACGTGGGCGTCACCGGCTTCGAGGGCATCATCGACTTCGAGCCCGGCACCGTCACCATCGTCCAGGTGCCGCCGGTCCGGTCGGGCGGGTCGTCGGCCGTCGACGCCGAGACGTTGGCCGCAACCTGCGAGTCGGCCGACCTGGTTGCCGCGACCGGGGTCGAGGCCGTGGTGGCGCTCCGGCGCGCCGACGTCGACCCGGCGACGACGTTCGCCGCGGGCGAGGTGGCCGCCGAGGCCGCCGGAAGAGGGCTGGACGCGGTCGTCGTCTCGACCGCCGACCTCGTGGGCCGGGTCACCGACGCGCTCCGGGACGCCGACGTCGCCTACGAGGTCTCGCAGCTCGGCGCGTAA
- a CDS encoding nascent polypeptide-associated complex protein produces the protein MFGGGGGGLDPRKMKQMMKQMGIDVDELDAEEVVITKSDGEQLVFDDPDITVMDARGQETYQVVGEPESREGGSGGASAVAAGDEDDESGGSAGIPDGDVEIVAQRTGSTEDDAREALEATDGDLAAAVERLE, from the coding sequence ATGTTCGGAGGAGGCGGCGGGGGACTCGATCCCCGCAAGATGAAGCAGATGATGAAGCAGATGGGCATCGACGTCGACGAACTCGACGCCGAGGAAGTCGTCATCACCAAGAGCGACGGCGAACAGCTCGTGTTCGACGACCCCGACATCACCGTGATGGACGCTCGCGGCCAGGAGACCTACCAGGTCGTCGGCGAGCCCGAGAGCCGCGAGGGCGGCTCGGGCGGCGCCAGCGCAGTCGCGGCCGGCGACGAGGACGACGAGAGCGGCGGGTCGGCGGGCATCCCCGACGGCGACGTCGAGATCGTGGCCCAGCGGACCGGGTCGACCGAGGACGACGCCCGCGAGGCGCTCGAAGCGACCGACGGCGACCTCGCGGCCGCTGTCGAGCGCCTAGAGTGA
- a CDS encoding transcription factor S, whose protein sequence is MEFCDECGSMMKAEDELWVCGSCGNKTPKDPDANYVVTEGQEASEVIETGDEENSALPTTDAQCPECGNDRARWYMQQIRAADESETRFFICTECEHKWREDDN, encoded by the coding sequence ATGGAGTTCTGTGACGAGTGCGGTTCGATGATGAAAGCCGAGGACGAGCTCTGGGTCTGCGGTAGCTGCGGCAACAAGACGCCGAAGGACCCGGACGCCAACTACGTCGTCACCGAGGGCCAGGAGGCCAGCGAGGTCATCGAGACCGGCGACGAGGAGAACAGCGCGCTGCCGACCACGGACGCCCAGTGCCCGGAGTGCGGCAACGACCGCGCCAGGTGGTACATGCAGCAGATCCGGGCGGCCGACGAGAGCGAGACCCGCTTCTTCATCTGCACCGAGTGCGAGCACAAGTGGCGGGAAGACGACAACTAG
- a CDS encoding formyltransferase family protein translates to MSETLSVALLVRGPDVPAWQARAVETMLARTDAEVTHVVESTEPTGGRKGGLGHYLDRVREYPLWTPIGAAVRFGDPPAYERPREVAAIDGIGDPETLAVEPRPAPDFGNVLPDRAVQELGEADVAVRFGFGILKGDALDAPTHGVLSFHHGDLREYRGMPSGFWEYLEGEDAAGVTLQRLSEMLDGGEIVAYEPVDIADTPTWAAVRRRLISVSDDVLVKGVRNVSAGVEPRSPDELGDLHSLPKGRDVLKYVLKEAKGRFGRVVDWPTGSAVPSRR, encoded by the coding sequence ATGTCCGAGACTCTGTCAGTTGCGCTTCTCGTTCGAGGCCCCGACGTGCCGGCCTGGCAGGCCCGCGCGGTCGAGACGATGCTCGCCCGGACCGACGCCGAGGTGACCCACGTCGTCGAGTCCACCGAACCGACCGGCGGCCGGAAGGGCGGGCTCGGCCACTACCTCGACCGCGTCCGCGAATATCCGCTCTGGACGCCGATCGGCGCCGCGGTCAGGTTCGGCGACCCGCCTGCCTACGAGCGGCCGCGCGAGGTCGCCGCCATCGACGGCATCGGCGACCCGGAGACGCTCGCGGTCGAGCCCCGACCGGCCCCGGACTTCGGCAACGTCCTGCCAGACCGCGCGGTCCAGGAGCTCGGCGAAGCCGACGTCGCCGTCCGCTTCGGGTTCGGCATCCTGAAGGGCGACGCGCTCGACGCGCCGACCCACGGCGTGCTGAGCTTCCACCACGGCGACCTCCGGGAGTACCGGGGGATGCCGTCGGGGTTCTGGGAGTACCTCGAGGGCGAGGACGCCGCGGGCGTGACCCTCCAGCGGCTCTCCGAGATGCTCGACGGCGGGGAGATCGTCGCCTACGAACCGGTCGACATCGCCGACACACCGACCTGGGCGGCCGTCCGGCGGCGCCTGATCTCGGTCTCCGACGACGTGCTGGTGAAGGGCGTCCGGAACGTCTCGGCGGGCGTCGAACCGCGGTCGCCCGACGAACTCGGCGACCTCCACTCGCTGCCGAAGGGCCGCGACGTGCTGAAGTACGTTCTCAAGGAGGCGAAGGGGCGCTTCGGGCGGGTCGTGGACTGGCCGACGGGCTCGGCCGTCCCGTCGCGGAGGTAG
- a CDS encoding PUA domain-containing protein, with translation MSTSDADDGRADDLRRLRTVADYQFGAGVGAALFPEGEDLEVQRSSSGRPQQVVADEGRLVTYGTDGRFTLGLAGGRRVAAALEPPAGRVAVGDESEPFVRDGKNVFAKFVATVGPEVRPGDEVAVVHEDGSLLAVGRAELSADGMADFDTGMAVMVREGAGDPADE, from the coding sequence ATGAGCACGAGCGACGCGGACGACGGGCGGGCCGACGACCTCCGGCGGCTCCGCACCGTCGCCGACTACCAGTTCGGGGCGGGCGTCGGCGCGGCGCTGTTCCCCGAGGGCGAGGACCTGGAAGTCCAGCGCTCCTCCTCGGGCCGGCCCCAGCAGGTCGTCGCCGACGAGGGGCGACTCGTGACCTACGGCACCGACGGCCGGTTCACGCTCGGGTTGGCGGGCGGCCGCAGGGTCGCGGCGGCGCTCGAACCCCCGGCCGGCCGGGTCGCGGTCGGCGACGAGAGCGAACCGTTCGTCCGCGACGGCAAGAACGTCTTCGCCAAGTTCGTCGCTACGGTCGGCCCCGAGGTCAGGCCCGGCGACGAGGTCGCGGTGGTCCACGAGGACGGGTCGCTGCTCGCGGTCGGCCGGGCCGAGCTCTCGGCCGACGGGATGGCCGACTTCGACACCGGGATGGCTGTCATGGTCCGCGAGGGTGCGGGCGACCCCGCCGACGAGTAG
- a CDS encoding NAD(P)/FAD-dependent oxidoreductase — MTEVVVAGGGPAGLVAARHLADAGADVRLYERHHDLGGRVRSLRRDGYVFDRGFQVLFTAYPAARRELDYDALDLRYFKPGAVVAREGERATLADPFRDLDAALETLLNREVTLRDKLRVLELRRELAGKPDREIFAGPDATTREYLREREFSDQFVENFAAPFFGGVTLDRSLGTSKRAFEFAFKMLATGRIAVPARGMAAVTEQLAESAREAGVDLVTDETVTELDPHAADPGVELGRDETTADVVVVATDPKEARDLTGVESIPTDAKGCVTQYYAFDGPALDAGARLLLNAEDDAPNHVAQLSAVAPEYAPEDRNMLSATFLGVPGESDEELAAKTARALDAWYPERRLDLDRLHTSRVEFAQFAQPPGIHERLPDVRAPDGPVYLAGEYTDASSLNAAMLSGQTAAKRVAEDFDLEE, encoded by the coding sequence ATGACCGAAGTCGTCGTCGCGGGCGGCGGACCGGCCGGATTGGTCGCCGCGCGTCACCTCGCCGACGCGGGCGCGGACGTCCGACTCTACGAACGCCACCACGACCTCGGCGGCCGGGTGCGGTCGCTCCGTCGGGACGGGTACGTCTTCGACCGCGGCTTCCAGGTACTGTTCACCGCGTACCCGGCGGCGCGCCGCGAACTCGACTACGACGCGCTCGACCTCCGGTACTTCAAGCCCGGCGCGGTCGTGGCCCGCGAGGGCGAGCGCGCGACGCTGGCCGACCCCTTCCGGGACCTCGACGCCGCGCTGGAGACGCTGCTGAACCGCGAGGTGACCCTCCGGGACAAGCTCCGGGTGCTCGAGCTCCGGCGCGAGCTCGCCGGGAAGCCCGACCGCGAGATATTCGCCGGTCCGGACGCGACGACCCGGGAGTACCTCCGCGAGCGGGAGTTCTCCGATCAGTTCGTCGAGAACTTCGCGGCGCCGTTCTTCGGGGGCGTCACGCTCGACCGGAGCCTCGGCACCTCGAAGCGGGCGTTCGAGTTCGCGTTCAAGATGCTGGCGACCGGCCGCATCGCGGTCCCGGCCCGCGGGATGGCCGCGGTGACCGAGCAACTGGCCGAGTCGGCCCGCGAGGCGGGGGTCGACCTCGTGACCGACGAGACGGTGACCGAACTCGACCCGCACGCCGCCGACCCCGGAGTCGAACTCGGTCGCGACGAGACGACCGCGGATGTCGTCGTGGTCGCGACCGACCCGAAGGAGGCCCGGGACCTGACCGGCGTCGAGTCGATTCCCACCGACGCCAAGGGCTGCGTGACCCAGTACTACGCCTTCGACGGCCCGGCGCTCGACGCCGGCGCGCGGCTCCTGCTCAACGCCGAGGACGACGCGCCGAACCACGTCGCCCAGCTCTCGGCGGTCGCGCCCGAGTACGCCCCCGAGGACCGGAACATGCTGAGCGCGACCTTCCTCGGGGTACCCGGGGAGTCGGACGAGGAGCTCGCCGCGAAGACCGCGCGGGCCCTCGACGCCTGGTACCCCGAGCGCCGCCTAGACCTCGACCGCCTCCACACCAGCCGGGTCGAGTTCGCGCAGTTCGCCCAGCCGCCCGGCATCCACGAGCGACTGCCCGACGTCCGCGCTCCCGACGGCCCGGTCTACCTCGCGGGCGAGTACACCGACGCCTCGTCGCTGAACGCCGCGATGCTGAGCGGCCAGACCGCCGCGAAGCGGGTCGCCGAGGACTTCGACCTGGAGGAATGA
- a CDS encoding LabA-like NYN domain-containing protein encodes MTEIHPNQRVAVLADAQNLYHTAQSVYSRNIDYSAVLEKSVQDRELTRAIAYVIQADSPDEERFFEALTDIGFETKIKELKTFGDGSKKADWDVGMSLDAVTLANHVDAIILCTGDGDFSRLCSHLRHEGVRTEVTSFEESTSDELITAADAFIDMSERPDTFLL; translated from the coding sequence ATGACCGAGATCCACCCGAACCAGCGGGTCGCCGTGCTGGCCGACGCCCAGAACCTCTATCACACGGCCCAGAGCGTCTACAGCCGCAACATCGACTACTCCGCGGTCCTCGAGAAGTCGGTCCAGGACCGGGAGCTCACCCGTGCCATCGCCTACGTCATCCAGGCCGACAGCCCGGACGAGGAGCGGTTCTTCGAGGCGCTCACCGACATCGGCTTCGAGACCAAAATCAAGGAGCTCAAGACGTTCGGCGACGGGTCGAAGAAGGCCGACTGGGACGTCGGGATGAGCCTCGACGCGGTGACGCTCGCCAACCACGTCGACGCCATCATCCTCTGCACTGGCGACGGCGACTTCTCGCGGCTCTGCTCGCACCTCCGCCACGAGGGCGTCCGGACGGAGGTCACCAGCTTCGAGGAGTCGACGTCGGACGAACTCATCACCGCCGCCGACGCGTTCATCGACATGAGCGAGCGCCCCGACACGTTCCTGCTCTGA
- a CDS encoding WD40/YVTN/BNR-like repeat-containing protein — protein sequence MLVAGSTDGIYRIDDILESEETTAEKVRDADDVFRVRQFDGLEGLFAAAASGLYHSLDGTEWRALPVPAEQVYAVAAGPSGDRLYAGTRPADLYAADTGAGAPTDGRAWEPVTGFRDLRERSDWGIPRHDGVSQVRSLRTHPDAPDRLVAGIEVGGVFVSDDAGSTWTSRRIEGFDARHTDDVHHLAIADAGTFVASTGSGLYRTTDAGRTWDRLDAGHAQRYFREAFVRDGTVFAGGAPASSSSWDESDDHALFESRDGERLERVAAPTSEEVAVGWCAVEGDPVAATHRGRLIRRRDDGWTGVGAVPVPGDAVVRYLPLTWYEP from the coding sequence ATGCTCGTTGCGGGGAGTACCGACGGCATCTACCGGATCGACGACATCCTGGAGTCCGAGGAGACGACTGCCGAGAAGGTCCGCGACGCCGACGACGTGTTCCGGGTCCGCCAGTTCGATGGCTTGGAGGGCTTGTTCGCGGCCGCGGCGTCGGGACTGTACCACTCGCTCGACGGAACGGAGTGGCGCGCGCTGCCGGTTCCGGCCGAGCAGGTGTACGCGGTCGCCGCCGGGCCGTCCGGCGACAGGCTCTACGCCGGAACGCGGCCGGCCGACCTTTACGCGGCCGACACCGGCGCGGGCGCCCCGACCGACGGGCGGGCCTGGGAACCGGTGACCGGGTTCCGCGACCTGCGGGAGCGCAGCGACTGGGGCATCCCGCGCCACGACGGCGTGTCCCAGGTTCGGAGCCTCCGGACGCACCCCGACGCGCCCGACCGACTCGTCGCGGGAATCGAGGTCGGCGGCGTCTTCGTCAGCGACGACGCCGGGTCGACCTGGACGTCGCGGCGCATCGAGGGGTTCGACGCGCGCCACACCGACGACGTCCACCACCTCGCGATAGCGGACGCCGGGACGTTCGTCGCCTCGACGGGCAGCGGGCTGTACCGAACGACCGACGCCGGCCGGACGTGGGACCGCCTGGACGCGGGCCACGCCCAGCGGTACTTCCGCGAGGCGTTCGTCCGCGACGGCACCGTCTTCGCCGGCGGCGCGCCGGCGTCGTCCTCGTCCTGGGACGAGAGCGACGATCACGCGCTGTTCGAATCCCGGGACGGCGAACGCCTGGAACGGGTGGCGGCGCCGACATCGGAGGAGGTGGCCGTCGGTTGGTGCGCGGTGGAAGGCGACCCGGTTGCCGCGACCCATCGGGGCCGGCTGATCCGGCGCCGCGACGACGGGTGGACCGGGGTCGGGGCGGTCCCCGTTCCCGGGGACGCCGTCGTCCGGTACCTCCCGCTCACCTGGTACGAGCCGTGA